One genomic window of Nocardioides daphniae includes the following:
- the rplU gene encoding 50S ribosomal protein L21 translates to MYAIVRSGSKQQKVVVGDVIEIDKVETAVGESVSLPVVMVVDGESVTATGLDKASVAAEVLGGTKGPKIVIQKYKNKTGYKKRQGHRQKYTQVKVTAINV, encoded by the coding sequence GTGTACGCGATCGTGCGCAGTGGCAGCAAGCAGCAGAAGGTTGTTGTTGGCGATGTCATCGAGATCGACAAGGTCGAGACCGCCGTCGGCGAGTCCGTCTCCCTTCCCGTCGTGATGGTGGTGGACGGCGAGTCCGTCACCGCCACCGGTCTGGACAAGGCCTCCGTGGCCGCTGAGGTCCTCGGCGGCACCAAGGGTCCGAAGATCGTGATCCAGAAGTACAAGAACAAGACCGGCTACAAGAAGCGCCAGGGTCACCGTCAGAAGTACACCCAGGTCAAGGTCACCGCAATCAACGTCTGA
- the rpmA gene encoding 50S ribosomal protein L27 produces the protein MAHKKGAASTKNGRDSNAQRLGVKRYGGQLVNAGEIIVRQRGTHFHPGAGVGRGGDDTLFALVAGAVEFGTKRGRKVVNIVSGE, from the coding sequence ATGGCACACAAGAAGGGTGCGGCCTCCACCAAGAACGGTCGCGACTCCAACGCACAGCGCCTCGGCGTGAAGCGCTACGGCGGTCAGCTCGTCAACGCCGGCGAGATCATCGTCCGCCAGCGTGGCACCCACTTCCACCCGGGTGCCGGCGTCGGCCGCGGTGGCGACGACACGCTGTTCGCGCTGGTCGCGGGCGCCGTGGAGTTCGGCACCAAGCGTGGTCGCAAGGTCGTCAACATCGTCTCCGGCGAGTGA
- the obgE gene encoding GTPase ObgE, translating into MAVPTFVDRVTLHVAAGRGGHGVASVHREKFKPLGGPDGGNGGPGGSVILRVDPDVTTLIDYHHSPKRSAQNGAGGAGAHRNGAHGADLVLPVPDGTVVTDMQGNVLADLVGPGTEMVVAQGGRGGLGNAALASAKRKAPGFALLGEPGEELQIGLELKVVADIGLVGYPSAGKSSLIAAISRARPKIANYPFTTLVPNLGVVRAGDTVFTVADVPGLIEGAADGRGLGHDFLRHIERCAAIVHVVDTASIEPGRNPVDDLAAMEHELARYGGLEDRPRLVALNKVDVPDGAEIAEMVIDDLRKEGHLVFPISAASGQGTKELIFAMAEIVQRSRAEKPVVEAQRIVLRPPAIAGGGDFEVVREGDTWRVRGEKPERWVRQTDFSNEEAVGYLADRLNRLGIEETLVKKGAEEGDAVVIGPVDNSVVFDFKPSIEAGAEMLGRRGEDQRLREDRPAAQRRRDIQEALPDRGENETRADVARRLDREMRPGVGPMSYEIGSKDDPDWAEDDPDA; encoded by the coding sequence ATGGCCGTCCCCACTTTCGTCGATCGGGTGACGTTGCACGTCGCCGCTGGTCGCGGCGGCCACGGTGTCGCCTCCGTCCATCGGGAGAAGTTCAAGCCCCTCGGCGGCCCCGACGGCGGCAACGGAGGTCCGGGTGGATCGGTGATCCTCCGCGTCGACCCCGACGTCACCACGCTGATCGACTACCACCACAGCCCGAAGCGCAGCGCGCAGAACGGCGCCGGCGGTGCCGGTGCCCACCGCAACGGCGCGCACGGCGCCGACCTGGTGCTGCCGGTGCCCGACGGCACCGTCGTCACCGACATGCAGGGCAACGTGCTGGCCGACCTCGTGGGCCCCGGCACCGAGATGGTCGTGGCCCAGGGTGGCCGCGGTGGTCTCGGCAACGCTGCGCTGGCCTCGGCCAAGCGCAAGGCTCCCGGCTTCGCGCTGCTCGGTGAGCCGGGCGAGGAGCTGCAGATCGGCCTCGAGCTCAAGGTCGTCGCCGACATCGGCCTGGTGGGCTACCCCAGCGCCGGCAAGTCGTCGCTGATCGCCGCGATCTCGCGGGCCCGCCCCAAGATCGCCAACTACCCCTTCACCACCCTGGTGCCCAACCTCGGCGTGGTCCGCGCCGGCGACACCGTCTTCACGGTCGCCGACGTGCCCGGCCTGATCGAGGGCGCGGCCGACGGGCGCGGCCTGGGCCACGACTTCCTGCGCCACATCGAGCGCTGCGCGGCGATCGTGCACGTGGTCGACACCGCGTCGATCGAGCCGGGTCGCAACCCGGTCGACGACCTCGCCGCCATGGAGCACGAGTTGGCCCGTTACGGCGGCCTCGAGGACCGTCCGCGCCTGGTCGCCCTCAACAAGGTCGACGTGCCCGACGGTGCCGAGATCGCCGAGATGGTGATCGACGACCTGCGCAAGGAGGGCCACCTGGTCTTCCCGATCTCCGCGGCCAGCGGCCAGGGCACCAAGGAGCTCATCTTCGCGATGGCCGAGATCGTCCAGCGTTCGCGCGCGGAGAAGCCGGTCGTCGAGGCGCAGCGCATCGTGCTGCGGCCCCCGGCCATCGCCGGTGGCGGCGACTTCGAGGTCGTGCGCGAGGGCGACACGTGGCGCGTGCGCGGCGAGAAGCCCGAGCGCTGGGTCCGCCAGACCGACTTCTCCAACGAGGAGGCCGTGGGCTACCTGGCCGACCGCCTCAACCGTCTCGGCATCGAGGAGACGCTCGTCAAGAAAGGGGCCGAGGAGGGCGACGCCGTCGTCATCGGTCCCGTCGACAACTCCGTCGTCTTCGACTTCAAGCCGTCCATCGAGGCCGGGGCCGAGATGCTTGGCCGTCGCGGCGAGGACCAGCGCCTGCGCGAGGACCGTCCCGCGGCCCAGCGTCGTCGCGACATCCAGGAAGCCCTGCCCGACCGCGGAGAGAACGAGACGCGTGCCGACGTGGCGCGCCGTCTCGACCGCGAGATGCGCCCCGGTGTCGGCCCGATGTCCTACGAGATCGGCTCGAAGGACGACCCCGACTGGGCCGAGGACGACCCCGACGCATGA
- a CDS encoding cysteine desulfurase family protein yields MTSAVPSTTYLDHAATTPMLPVAVEAMTRHLTEVGNANSLHAAGRRARRVVEESREAIAAAIGCRPGEVVFTSGGTEADNMALKGVLWARKAQDPRRTRILTTAVEHHAVLDPLEWLAKRGEAEVELLPVDRAGRLDLEALRTSIERDPTSVALISVMWANNEVGTLQPIDEVVAIATEHQIPVHTDAVQAVGAVPVDFAASGVDALTFTGHKLGGPYGIGALVVRRELRVDPLLHGGGQERGIRSGTLDPPAVAGLAAAVTAAVAAREAHAAKVSALRDDLVRRVVEVVPDAHLHGDPELRLPGNAHVGFPDCEGDSLLMLLDAQGIACSTGSACSAGVPQPSHVLLAMGCDPVQARHSLRFSFGHTSTAADVDAVVAAIGPAVERARLAMRRPS; encoded by the coding sequence ATGACGAGCGCCGTGCCGAGCACCACCTACCTGGACCACGCCGCGACCACCCCCATGCTGCCGGTCGCCGTGGAGGCGATGACGCGCCACCTCACCGAGGTCGGCAACGCCAACTCGCTGCACGCCGCCGGGCGGCGCGCACGCCGGGTCGTGGAGGAGAGCCGTGAGGCGATCGCGGCCGCCATCGGCTGCCGCCCGGGCGAGGTCGTCTTCACCTCCGGCGGCACCGAGGCCGATAACATGGCGCTCAAGGGCGTCCTGTGGGCCCGCAAGGCGCAGGACCCGCGCCGCACCCGCATCCTGACCACCGCGGTCGAGCACCACGCCGTGCTCGACCCGCTGGAGTGGTTGGCCAAGCGTGGCGAGGCCGAGGTCGAACTGCTGCCCGTTGACCGGGCCGGGCGTCTCGACCTCGAGGCGCTGCGTACGTCGATCGAGCGCGACCCCACCTCGGTCGCCCTGATCTCGGTGATGTGGGCCAACAACGAGGTCGGCACGCTGCAGCCGATCGACGAGGTCGTGGCGATCGCCACCGAGCACCAGATCCCCGTGCACACCGACGCCGTCCAGGCCGTCGGCGCCGTGCCCGTCGACTTCGCCGCGAGCGGCGTCGACGCCCTGACCTTCACCGGCCACAAGCTGGGCGGACCCTACGGCATCGGGGCACTGGTCGTACGCCGCGAGCTGCGCGTCGACCCGCTGCTGCACGGTGGCGGTCAGGAGCGCGGCATCCGCTCCGGCACCCTCGACCCGCCGGCGGTCGCCGGGCTCGCCGCCGCGGTGACTGCTGCGGTGGCTGCCCGCGAGGCGCACGCCGCCAAGGTCTCCGCGCTACGCGACGACCTGGTGCGACGCGTGGTCGAGGTCGTCCCCGACGCCCACCTGCACGGTGACCCGGAGCTCCGGCTGCCCGGCAACGCGCACGTGGGCTTCCCCGACTGCGAGGGCGACTCGCTGCTGATGCTGCTCGACGCCCAGGGCATCGCCTGCTCGACGGGGTCGGCCTGCTCGGCCGGCGTGCCGCAGCCCTCCCACGTGCTGCTGGCGATGGGCTGCGACCCGGTGCAGGCGCGCCACTCGCTGCGCTTCTCCTTCGGCCACACCAGCACGGCTGCCGACGTCGACGCGGTCGTCGCGGCGATCGGTCCGGCCGTGGAGCGCGCCCGCCTGGCGATGCGCAGGCCGTCGTGA